In Marinibacterium anthonyi, the DNA window CGCCGGGCTGATCCTGGCGCCGGGTTTCATCGACCCGCATGTGCATCACGACGCCGCCGTGCTGACCGATCCGGACATGCCCTTCATGGTCAGCCAGGGGGTCACCACCGTCATCAACGGCAATTGCGGGTTCTCCATCGCGCCGATCTCGACCAAAGGGCCCTTGCCGCTGCAGCTGGACATGATCATCGGACAGGACCTGCCCCGGTTTCCCAGCTACGCCGCCTACCACGCCCGCCTGGCCAAGGCGCCGCCCGCCGTCAACGCCGCCTGCCTGATCGGCCATTCGACCCTGCGGGCCAATGCCATGGGCGACCTTGACCAGCCCGCCACGCCCGACGAACTGCAGGCCATGTGCCGCCAGCTTGAGATAGCGCTGAGCGAAGGCGCCATCGGGCTTTCCACCGGCCCGTTCTACGCACCGTCCCGCGCCGCGCCCACCAGCGAACTGACCGCGCTTGCCCGGGTCGCCGCCAGGGCCGGTGCGATCTATGTCACCCACATGCGCGACGAAGGCGACCGGGTGATCGAGGCCCTGAACGAAACCTTCGCCGTGGGCCGCGACGGGTGCTGCGACGTGCACGTGTCGCACCACAAATGCGCGGGCCTCGCCAATCACGGGCTGTCGACAACGACGCTGGCGATGATCGACGACTTCGGTCGCGACAATCCCGTCGGGCTGGACACCACGCCCTGGATCGCGTCGTCCACGGTGCTGAATTCCGGTCGCCACCGGCAGGCCACCCGCGTGATCGTCGCGCAATCCCAATCCTTCCCCGACCTCGCCGGCCGCGACCTGGCCGATATCGCCGCCGACTGGGGCTGCGATCTGGACGCGGCCGTGGACCGGCTGATGCCCGCCACGGGGATCTTCTTCATCATGGATGAAGCCGACGTGCAGCGCATCCTGGGCTATCGCCAGACGATGATCTGCTCGGACGGGATATCCGGCGGCACCCACCCCCATCCGCGCGTCTGGGGCACCTTCCCGCGTGTGCTGGGCCGATACGCCCGCGATCTCGGCCTCTTCTCGCTTGAGGAAGCCGTGCAACGCATGACCTCGATGCCCGCCGACCGTTTCGGCCTGGGCGGACGGGGGCGCATCACCGTGGGCGGTTTTGCCGACCTGGTGCTGTTCGACGCGGACAAGATCCGCGAAGGCGCCACGTTCGAAACCCCGATCCGCCCCGCCGCCGGCATTGCCCGCGTCTTCGTCAACGGCCGCGAGGTCTGGGCCGACGGTCAGCCCACCGGTGCCCGCCCCGGACGACCCCTGACCCGAACGGCCCCGGGCCGCGTCGTGTCGGTGTAAAACATAAAGGAAGAACAATGAGCTACGATCTGATCCTGCGTGGGGGCCATGTGGTCGACCCGGTCAACGGTCTGGACGGGATCGCCGACATCGCCTTTGACGGCGGCAAGATCGCCGAGGTCGCCCCCGAGATCACCGCGCCCTCTGCCGCCGAAGAAGACGTCAGCGGCCTGCATGTTCTGCCCGGTCTCATCGATTCCCATGTCCATGTGTCGGGCTGGATGGGCGGCGGCGCGGGGCACAACATGCTGGCGCTGGCCGGGGTGACCACGGCGCTGGACATGGCCGGCCCGATCGACAGCGTCATGGATTTCGCCGCCTCCACCGGCACCGGGCTGACGCTGGCCTGCATCGACTACGTGCGCCCGGGCCACACGGTCGACACCACCGACCCGCAGATGGACGAATTGCAGGACGCGCTGGTCAAGGCCCGCCGCGCCGGGGCCGTGGGTCTCAAGATCCTGGGCGGGCATTTCCCGCTGACCCCCGCCGGATCGGCCCGGGTCATCGAACTTTGCGCCAAGGAAGGCGCCCATGTCGCGTTTCACGCCGGCACGCTGGACACCCCGCAGAACATGCACGGCCTGGCCCAGGCCTGCGAGCTGGCCGCCGGACATCCGCTGCACATGCCGCACGTGAATTCCTATTCGCGCGGCTTCGAAGGCCCGGCCATCCAGGAAGCCCATAATGCCGCCGAACTGCTGACCGGATATCCCAACATCTGGTCCGAAAGCTACCTGGCGCCGATCAACGGCAATTCGGCCAAATGTTCCAACGGCATCCCCGAAAGCGTTGCCACCCAGCGCAACCTGAAGGCCGGGGGCTTTCACGCCACCCGCGCCGGCATGGCCGAGGCGATCCTGGCGGGCTGGGCCTATATCCACGTCTACGGGGATGGCGTGACCTACCTGGCCACCGGACAAGAGGCGCTGGACGCCTGGGCGGCCGCCGACAGCGACATCGGCATGAGCTTTTTCGTCAACCCGGCCGAAACGACCGTCAACCTGGCGATGCTGAAACGCCCCGACGGGACCTTTGCCATCGACGCGCTGGCCACCGATGGCGGCGGCCTGCCCCGCAACGACCTGTGCGAACGCGGGCTGGCTTTGGTGCATCTCAACGCGCTGACCCTGGCGCAGTTCGTGCAGAAGACATCGCTGGCCCCGGCCCAGATGATGGGCCTGTCCGGGCGCAAGGGGCATTTCACGCCGGGCGCCGATGCCGACGTGACGGTCATCGACCTGGCCCGCCGGCACCCGGTGATGAGCTATGGCAGCGGCCGCGCGATCCTGATGCGCGGCAAGGTCGTGGGCAGCGGCACCACCATGATCGTGCCACCCGAAGGGGTCGAGGCCGCCACCTCGCGCGGCATGACCGCGCTGACATCGACGCCGGGCACCTTCAAACCGGTGCGCCACGCGCCGCTGTTCGCGATGTCCTGACGTCCGCGACCGGACCGGACCGGCGGCGGGACCGGAAGCGTTTCCGCCTCCGGTCCCTTGAACCACCCGTGGGCAGTATCAGATAAGCCAGTCCTCGCTGAGCAAGGTGTCGGCCGACAGGTTCTGCAGATAGGCCAGCTCGACAATCTCCGAGCCGGTGTCGAACATCAGCATCGAACTGTTGTCGTCCGCGATCAGCGCGAAAATGTCGTTCGTCAGCGCGTCCGACACCGTGCCGCCGCCCAACAGGGCCGAGACCGAAATCTGGTCCCCCTGGCTCAACTTGAAGTCCGACAGGTAATCGCCCGCATCGTCCACCGAGGTAAAGATGAACACATCGGAGCCGCTGCCGCCCTTGATCGTGTCGGCACCTGCGCCGCCCGTGATCACATCGTTGCCGCCGCCGCCGTCGATGATGTCATCGCCCGTGCCGCCGTCGATCTGGTCGTCGCCATTGTCCCCGTAAAGGGTGTCGATGCCATCGCCGCCGCTGACAAGGTCGGCGTCGTTGCCGGCCTTGATGTAGTCATCGCCGTCGCCGCCAAACAGCTGGTCCAGACCATTGTCGCCGTAGATCTGGTCGTTGCCGGCACCGCCGTCGGCATAGTCGTCGTCGCCGCCCGACTTGATGTAATCGTCGCCGTCGCCGCCGTACATGATGTCGTCGCCGTTGTCGCCGTAGATCTTGTCGGCGCCCGCGCCACCATCGACATAGTCGTCGTCACCGCCGGCCTTGATGTAATCGTCGCCGTCGCCGCCGTACATGATGTCGTCGCCGTTGTCGCCGTAGATCTTGTCGATGCCCGCGCCGCCATCGACATAGTCGGCGTCGTTGCCGGCCTTGATGTAATCGTCGCCGTCGCCGCCGTACAATTCGTCAAGGCCGTTGTCGCCGTAGATCTTGTCGTTGCCCGCGCCGCCATCGGCATAATCGTCGCCCGCGTCGCCCTTGATATAGTCCAGGCCGTCGTCGCCGAACATCGTGTCATCGTCGGACTTGCCATAGATCTTGTCGTCACCGGCGCCGCCATAGATCACGTCATCGCCGTTGTCGCCGTACAGCATGTCGTTGCCGTCGCCGGCATCCAGCACATCGGCCCCATTGCCGCCATACAGCTTGTCGTCGCCGGCGCCGCCATCCATCGCGTCGTCGCCGTCTTCGGCCTTGAGATAATCGTTGTCATCGCCCCCCGACATCGTGTCGTTGCCCGCGCCGCCGTACAGCCTGTCGGCATCGTCACCGCCGGTCATCGTGTCATCGCCGACATCGCCGTAAAGCGTGTCCTTGCCGATGCCCCCATCGAGCACATCGTCACCCTGGT includes these proteins:
- the dan gene encoding D-aminoacylase translates to MQADMIIHGAQIIDGTGAPRHAGDLAVTDDRITAIGTLAHWQAGRRVDGAGLILAPGFIDPHVHHDAAVLTDPDMPFMVSQGVTTVINGNCGFSIAPISTKGPLPLQLDMIIGQDLPRFPSYAAYHARLAKAPPAVNAACLIGHSTLRANAMGDLDQPATPDELQAMCRQLEIALSEGAIGLSTGPFYAPSRAAPTSELTALARVAARAGAIYVTHMRDEGDRVIEALNETFAVGRDGCCDVHVSHHKCAGLANHGLSTTTLAMIDDFGRDNPVGLDTTPWIASSTVLNSGRHRQATRVIVAQSQSFPDLAGRDLADIAADWGCDLDAAVDRLMPATGIFFIMDEADVQRILGYRQTMICSDGISGGTHPHPRVWGTFPRVLGRYARDLGLFSLEEAVQRMTSMPADRFGLGGRGRITVGGFADLVLFDADKIREGATFETPIRPAAGIARVFVNGREVWADGQPTGARPGRPLTRTAPGRVVSV
- the allB_1 gene encoding Allantoinase, which translates into the protein MSYDLILRGGHVVDPVNGLDGIADIAFDGGKIAEVAPEITAPSAAEEDVSGLHVLPGLIDSHVHVSGWMGGGAGHNMLALAGVTTALDMAGPIDSVMDFAASTGTGLTLACIDYVRPGHTVDTTDPQMDELQDALVKARRAGAVGLKILGGHFPLTPAGSARVIELCAKEGAHVAFHAGTLDTPQNMHGLAQACELAAGHPLHMPHVNSYSRGFEGPAIQEAHNAAELLTGYPNIWSESYLAPINGNSAKCSNGIPESVATQRNLKAGGFHATRAGMAEAILAGWAYIHVYGDGVTYLATGQEALDAWAAADSDIGMSFFVNPAETTVNLAMLKRPDGTFAIDALATDGGGLPRNDLCERGLALVHLNALTLAQFVQKTSLAPAQMMGLSGRKGHFTPGADADVTVIDLARRHPVMSYGSGRAILMRGKVVGSGTTMIVPPEGVEAATSRGMTALTSTPGTFKPVRHAPLFAMS